A region from the Methylocystis iwaonis genome encodes:
- a CDS encoding tetratricopeptide repeat protein → MSFRLTATSVRLCPLSRSLLLSGAALAALALAGCETATGIRPPGRGIAEIADTDPKAASVNIDSLSEVIRRNPSSAEAYNTRGVAYARVGRFQEAIADFSQAIKLDPNNAAAFTNRALANRQMGQSDLARADFDHAIQVSPNHAPAYIGRANLLRAQGNLDLARSDLDTAIRLNPENAQAFHARGLIHQKNGDNARAVTDFDNAIDRDPFAAAPYQARGESLVALGKYDKAIEDFNAALNVDNKSALAWAWLGVAYDKSGNRGKAQEAYQRALQIDPQQPVAKQGLRG, encoded by the coding sequence ATGAGCTTCCGCCTCACGGCGACGTCGGTTCGCTTGTGTCCTCTCTCCCGCAGTTTGCTCTTGAGCGGCGCGGCGCTCGCCGCCCTGGCGCTCGCCGGATGCGAGACGGCGACGGGCATTCGTCCGCCGGGGCGCGGCATCGCCGAGATCGCCGACACCGATCCCAAAGCCGCCTCGGTGAATATCGATTCGCTTTCCGAGGTCATCCGGCGCAACCCATCGAGCGCCGAGGCCTATAATACGCGCGGCGTCGCCTATGCCCGCGTCGGTCGTTTCCAGGAGGCGATCGCCGATTTCTCGCAGGCGATCAAGCTCGACCCCAACAACGCCGCCGCCTTCACCAATCGCGCCCTGGCAAACCGGCAAATGGGGCAGAGCGATCTCGCCCGCGCCGATTTCGACCACGCCATCCAGGTCAGCCCGAATCACGCCCCGGCCTATATCGGCCGCGCCAATCTGTTGCGCGCGCAGGGCAATCTCGATCTGGCGCGCTCCGATCTCGACACGGCGATCCGCCTCAACCCCGAAAATGCGCAGGCCTTCCACGCGCGCGGGCTGATCCACCAGAAGAACGGCGACAATGCGCGCGCGGTCACCGATTTCGACAACGCCATCGACCGCGATCCTTTCGCCGCCGCTCCCTATCAGGCGCGCGGCGAGAGCCTTGTCGCCCTGGGCAAATATGACAAGGCGATCGAGGACTTCAACGCCGCCCTGAACGTCGACAACAAGAGCGCGCTCGCCTGGGCCTGGCTCGGCGTCGCCTATGACAAGAGCGGCAATCGCGGCAAGGCGCAGGAAGCCTATCAGCGCGCCCTGCAAATCGATCCGCAGCAGCCGGTCGCCAAGCAGGGCCTGAGGGGCTGA
- a CDS encoding IS4 family transposase produces MARRTRVVRRRTAQKRGRDFLSALVEKKRCCLRKLGGSRAGEVRFGRFLRNPSVTKEEMLATAAAQTGGRVAGRKLLVLQDTSELNFSGHAASKRGFGTVGNGADIGFFIHPQLVVDALTGGIIGLAGASVINRTDGAATDRRKRGPDEKESRRWLAGAQTAGAVLGAAEEITVVADRESDIYDEFARRPANVHLLTRVAQDRALANGSRLFAFARALPEAMRYEIEVPAKGARAARKAVVSLSFGKAAIARPLTADKALAPSVTLSLVDVREIDPPAGEAPVHWLLSTTHAVDSVEDARRMVFWYRRRWLIEQMFRTLKGQCLRVEESQIIEMEPLAKLTVAAMIAAARVLQLVQARDGATGQTLADAFEEADAPLIEALTAKLEGKTEKQKNPHAKGTLARAAWVIGRLGGWSGYVGGGYKPPGPKTMYDGLVEYDAIRRGWTIARLVRLP; encoded by the coding sequence TTGGCTCGGCGAACTCGGGTCGTTCGGCGACGAACGGCTCAAAAAAGGGGGCGCGATTTTCTGTCGGCGCTGGTCGAGAAGAAGCGCTGCTGCCTGCGCAAACTCGGCGGCTCCCGCGCTGGCGAGGTGCGGTTCGGGCGCTTCTTGCGCAACCCGAGCGTGACGAAAGAGGAGATGCTGGCGACGGCCGCCGCGCAGACGGGCGGGCGCGTCGCGGGGCGCAAGCTCCTCGTCCTGCAGGACACGAGCGAGCTGAATTTCTCGGGGCACGCGGCGAGCAAGCGCGGCTTCGGCACGGTCGGCAACGGCGCGGACATCGGCTTTTTCATTCACCCGCAGCTCGTCGTCGATGCGCTGACGGGCGGGATCATCGGGCTCGCCGGCGCGAGCGTGATCAACCGGACGGACGGCGCGGCGACCGATCGGCGCAAGCGCGGGCCGGATGAGAAAGAGTCGCGCCGTTGGCTCGCCGGCGCGCAGACGGCGGGCGCGGTTCTCGGCGCGGCCGAGGAGATCACCGTCGTCGCCGACCGGGAAAGCGACATCTACGACGAATTCGCCCGCCGCCCCGCCAATGTGCATCTTCTGACGCGCGTGGCGCAGGACCGCGCGCTGGCGAACGGCTCCCGGCTGTTCGCCTTTGCGCGCGCCCTGCCGGAGGCGATGCGCTACGAGATCGAGGTTCCGGCCAAGGGCGCCCGGGCGGCGCGCAAGGCGGTCGTTTCGTTGAGCTTCGGCAAAGCCGCGATCGCGCGCCCGCTGACCGCCGACAAGGCGTTGGCGCCGAGCGTGACGCTTTCCCTCGTCGACGTGCGGGAGATCGATCCGCCTGCGGGCGAGGCTCCCGTGCATTGGCTGCTGTCGACGACGCATGCGGTCGACTCCGTCGAGGACGCGCGGCGCATGGTGTTCTGGTATCGCCGGCGCTGGCTGATCGAGCAGATGTTTCGCACCTTGAAGGGCCAATGCCTGCGGGTGGAGGAGAGCCAGATCATCGAGATGGAGCCGCTGGCGAAACTCACCGTGGCGGCGATGATTGCGGCCGCGCGCGTGCTGCAACTGGTGCAGGCGCGCGACGGAGCCACGGGGCAGACGCTCGCCGACGCCTTCGAGGAAGCCGACGCGCCTTTGATCGAAGCCTTGACGGCGAAGCTCGAAGGCAAGACCGAGAAGCAGAAAAACCCACACGCCAAGGGCACGCTGGCGCGCGCCGCCTGGGTAATCGGCCGCCTCGGCGGCTGGTCCGGCTACGTCGGCGGCGGCTACAAGCCGCCCGGCCCCAAAACCATGTATGACGGCCTCGTGGAATACGACGCCATCAGGCGTGGCTGGACCATCGCGAGACTTGTGCGACTCCCGTAG
- a CDS encoding integrase core domain-containing protein, protein MEPRFIPPAAPQHNGRHERMHRTLKDETAKSPASDRMEQQARFDAFRRSYNEERPHEALEQTTPASHWSRPGRLLPERIDEPWYDADHEVRRVRSEGSIKWRGETVFIGEALAGELVGLAELEDGGHIVRFIGRDLGVIDPALRFHRFAPPRARLRSAVETQRKPE, encoded by the coding sequence GTGGAGCCGCGTTTCATCCCGCCGGCCGCGCCGCAGCACAACGGCCGGCACGAACGCATGCATCGCACCTTGAAGGATGAAACGGCGAAGTCCCCAGCGAGCGACAGGATGGAGCAGCAGGCGCGTTTCGATGCGTTCCGGCGCAGCTACAACGAGGAGCGTCCGCATGAGGCGCTCGAACAGACGACGCCGGCAAGTCATTGGTCGCGGCCGGGACGGCTCCTGCCGGAAAGGATCGACGAGCCCTGGTACGACGCGGACCATGAGGTCCGCCGGGTCCGCTCCGAGGGATCGATCAAATGGCGCGGCGAGACCGTGTTCATCGGCGAGGCTCTGGCCGGAGAGCTGGTCGGCCTCGCGGAGCTGGAAGACGGCGGCCATATCGTCCGCTTCATCGGCCGCGATCTCGGCGTCATTGATCCTGCGCTGCGTTTCCACCGCTTCGCTCCGCCGCGCGCGCGGCTGCGCTCAGCAGTGGAAACGCAGCGCAAACCAGAGTAG
- the thiD gene encoding bifunctional hydroxymethylpyrimidine kinase/phosphomethylpyrimidine kinase: MNKTRKLLSIAGSDPSGGAGIQADLKTFSAFGCYGMAAITALTAQNTRGVVAAFPVAPDIVAAQIAAVMADIPPDAVKIGMVATPEIAAAIAGALGAAPRNVVLDPVLIPTQGASLAAAGLERALMTTLLPLARLVTPNIFEASALSETPLARTTDQMIAQGRMLVDAGAKAALVKGGDLSGEPVDVLVADGETRLFHGRRVATRHTHGTGCALSSAIAAGLAKGEPLIDAIAAAKVWLEGALEAADGLELGEGRGPPNHFYGMWRLNDRQLS; this comes from the coding sequence TTGAACAAAACGCGCAAGCTCCTCTCGATCGCCGGCTCGGACCCCTCTGGCGGCGCCGGCATACAGGCGGATCTGAAAACCTTTTCCGCCTTCGGCTGCTACGGCATGGCGGCGATCACCGCGCTCACCGCGCAAAATACGCGGGGCGTGGTCGCCGCCTTCCCGGTCGCGCCCGACATCGTCGCGGCGCAGATCGCCGCGGTGATGGCCGACATCCCGCCCGACGCCGTCAAGATCGGCATGGTCGCGACGCCTGAGATCGCGGCGGCGATCGCCGGGGCGCTGGGCGCCGCGCCGCGCAATGTCGTGCTCGACCCCGTGCTGATCCCGACGCAAGGCGCGAGCCTTGCCGCCGCGGGGCTGGAGCGCGCGCTGATGACGACGCTGCTGCCGCTTGCCCGGCTCGTGACGCCCAATATCTTCGAGGCCTCGGCTCTTTCCGAGACGCCGCTTGCCCGCACAACCGACCAAATGATCGCGCAAGGCCGCATGCTGGTCGACGCCGGCGCCAAGGCGGCGCTGGTGAAGGGTGGCGATCTCTCCGGCGAGCCGGTCGACGTGCTTGTCGCCGACGGCGAAACCCGCCTCTTCCATGGCCGCCGCGTCGCGACCCGGCACACCCATGGCACCGGCTGCGCGCTCTCCTCCGCCATCGCCGCCGGCCTCGCCAAGGGCGAACCGCTCATCGACGCCATTGCGGCGGCGAAGGTGTGGCTCGAGGGGGCGCTGGAAGCGGCGGACGGGCTGGAACTGGGCGAGGGGCGTGGGCCGCCGAACCATTTCTATGGGATGTGGCGCTTGAACGACCGGCAACTCTCCTGA
- a CDS encoding FRG domain-containing protein encodes MVTSDTGMPPAELFRVVFADTHFPLLSADTVALAAFLANPRAAEGCHLILDFPSVQPDRRGAVLNAIRGLISRIDLNDQSIALLCGSTAVRNTPAALAGIEALFGPGVKPYLIRQIGPTALRWDETSPWPAAYRHFLGHLRTLVEGYALLIARRREELHAGMAAQGFADPNLHVLDHSSRVLPTRFHYAAASLGAWGGGARNVQFFSQYATSPQIANPKVNQDYADRVGYDADDAKALTDSGIVVVPISLAAPLQQAQGDFTHFGGLSVDEFNAVNLPDRAILGTGPRGPDVLPGLIVDTNYRTPFWARRFGNQALLGGEDVLRDHYTDFYANTVHAGLIRCKHYCAPIIEVGSEMELRNIAAAIPKRSDEGVFYRGQGMLYPLQRHSKIQRLLFGANARPEPSLVTSAARKRFDYDSLHFALRHFLEAELFGARGADAEDEADYRAWVEESGRLTCDIDYAIMALAQHYGLPSHGLDVTTDIDIALWFATNKWSGGPPATYTAMAPGDWEREPQKWPVIFACQQITHSTGMSLQGCRELNAFGLGALRPLRQKASFFLGGHGDHQNRLGEAVVCAFRLKPGDWPTKATFDELFPPPHEDPAYAAMLRFSELPQFRSIGADQVARYH; translated from the coding sequence ATGGTGACTTCGGACACTGGGATGCCGCCGGCGGAGTTGTTCCGGGTGGTGTTTGCCGATACCCACTTTCCGCTCCTCAGCGCGGACACCGTCGCCTTGGCCGCGTTCCTGGCCAATCCCCGCGCAGCGGAGGGTTGTCATCTCATCCTGGACTTCCCCTCGGTGCAACCTGATCGGCGCGGTGCGGTGTTGAACGCCATCAGGGGCCTGATATCGCGCATCGACCTCAATGATCAATCCATCGCGCTGCTGTGTGGCTCAACCGCCGTGCGCAACACACCGGCCGCTCTTGCCGGGATCGAGGCCTTGTTTGGTCCTGGCGTCAAGCCCTACCTCATCCGGCAGATTGGACCAACGGCGCTCCGCTGGGACGAAACCTCGCCCTGGCCAGCCGCCTATCGTCACTTCCTGGGCCACCTTCGGACTTTGGTCGAAGGCTATGCCTTGCTGATAGCCCGTCGCCGCGAAGAGCTTCACGCCGGCATGGCGGCCCAAGGCTTCGCCGATCCGAACCTGCACGTGCTCGACCACTCCTCGCGCGTATTGCCGACGCGATTTCATTATGCCGCGGCTTCGCTGGGGGCCTGGGGCGGCGGCGCGCGGAACGTGCAGTTCTTCAGCCAATATGCCACGAGCCCGCAGATTGCGAACCCCAAGGTCAATCAGGACTACGCGGACCGCGTCGGTTACGACGCTGACGACGCCAAGGCCTTGACTGATAGCGGCATCGTCGTTGTGCCGATCTCCCTGGCCGCGCCACTGCAGCAGGCTCAGGGAGATTTCACCCATTTCGGCGGCCTGTCGGTCGACGAGTTCAACGCCGTCAACCTGCCTGACCGGGCTATTCTCGGGACCGGCCCACGAGGACCCGACGTCCTGCCGGGCTTGATCGTGGACACGAACTATCGCACCCCGTTCTGGGCCCGGCGCTTCGGCAACCAAGCGCTGCTCGGCGGCGAGGATGTGCTTCGAGACCACTACACGGACTTCTACGCGAACACTGTTCATGCTGGCCTGATCCGGTGCAAGCACTACTGCGCGCCGATCATCGAGGTTGGGTCGGAAATGGAATTGCGTAACATCGCAGCTGCCATTCCGAAGCGGAGTGATGAAGGGGTGTTCTATCGCGGCCAGGGAATGCTCTACCCCTTGCAGCGCCACTCAAAGATTCAGCGCCTTCTATTCGGCGCCAACGCGCGGCCGGAACCATCCTTGGTGACATCGGCGGCACGTAAGCGCTTCGACTACGACTCGCTGCACTTTGCGCTGCGCCACTTCCTGGAGGCGGAGCTGTTCGGCGCCCGCGGCGCAGACGCCGAAGACGAAGCGGACTATCGCGCCTGGGTCGAGGAGTCGGGGCGGCTGACCTGCGACATCGACTACGCGATCATGGCGCTCGCCCAGCATTATGGACTGCCGAGCCACGGGCTGGATGTCACCACTGACATCGACATCGCGCTCTGGTTCGCGACAAATAAGTGGTCAGGTGGACCGCCGGCCACATACACGGCCATGGCCCCAGGAGACTGGGAACGCGAGCCGCAGAAGTGGCCCGTCATCTTCGCCTGCCAGCAAATCACTCACTCAACGGGCATGTCGCTGCAGGGCTGTCGTGAGCTCAATGCTTTCGGATTAGGCGCGCTCCGTCCCCTACGCCAGAAAGCTAGCTTCTTCCTGGGCGGACATGGTGACCATCAGAACCGGCTGGGCGAGGCCGTGGTCTGCGCTTTTCGTTTGAAGCCTGGCGATTGGCCTACCAAGGCCACCTTCGACGAACTCTTCCCGCCGCCCCACGAAGATCCCGCTTACGCCGCCATGTTGCGCTTTTCCGAGCTTCCGCAGTTCAGATCAATTGGCGCTGATCAGGTGGCTCGCTATCATTAG
- a CDS encoding WD40 repeat domain-containing protein: MAEYPSLTSAVEPLALGESIVAGAWLGDTPAFALADGNIFLGDAEEGRRVPAHPDAAILVAARDGRRLVTGGDDGRVVAIDANGALETVADENGKWIDALALHEGAIAWSAGRNARARSAKGEVKSIDLPSTCRGLAFFPKGYRLAAAHYNGATLWFPNAGKPEVLSWSGSHLDTTISPDGRFLVTSMQENTLHGWRIADAKHMRMAGYPGKTRSFSWSFDGKWLATSGADACILWPFSGKDGPMGQSPRECGVRTNVPVTRVAFHPGALVVAIGYEDGMALLARVTDGSEILVRRPAQEAKNARISTLAWDAKGARLLFGSESGDAGLLTLPKG; encoded by the coding sequence TTGGCTGAATATCCGTCGCTGACCTCCGCGGTCGAGCCGCTCGCGCTCGGCGAATCCATCGTCGCAGGGGCCTGGCTCGGCGATACGCCCGCTTTCGCGCTGGCTGACGGAAATATTTTTCTCGGCGACGCCGAGGAAGGCCGCAGGGTCCCGGCGCATCCGGACGCCGCCATTCTGGTGGCGGCGCGCGACGGCCGGCGCCTCGTGACCGGCGGCGACGACGGCCGCGTGGTCGCGATCGACGCCAATGGCGCGCTCGAGACCGTCGCCGATGAGAACGGCAAATGGATCGACGCGCTCGCCCTGCACGAAGGCGCCATCGCATGGTCGGCCGGCCGCAACGCCCGCGCCCGCTCGGCCAAGGGGGAGGTCAAATCGATCGATCTGCCCTCGACCTGCCGGGGCCTCGCCTTCTTCCCCAAGGGCTACCGCCTCGCCGCCGCCCATTACAATGGCGCGACGTTGTGGTTCCCCAATGCCGGCAAGCCCGAGGTCCTCTCCTGGAGCGGCTCGCATCTCGATACGACGATCTCGCCCGACGGGCGCTTCCTCGTCACCTCCATGCAGGAGAACACGCTGCACGGCTGGCGCATCGCCGACGCCAAACATATGCGCATGGCGGGCTATCCCGGCAAAACCCGCAGCTTTTCCTGGTCCTTCGACGGAAAATGGCTCGCCACCTCGGGCGCCGACGCCTGCATCCTCTGGCCCTTCTCGGGCAAGGACGGACCGATGGGCCAAAGCCCGCGCGAATGCGGCGTGCGCACGAATGTGCCGGTGACGCGCGTCGCCTTCCATCCCGGCGCGCTGGTCGTCGCGATCGGCTACGAGGACGGGATGGCGCTGCTCGCGCGCGTGACGGACGGTTCGGAAATCCTCGTGCGGCGCCCGGCGCAAGAGGCTAAGAACGCCCGCATCAGCACGCTGGCCTGGGACGCCAAAGGCGCGCGCCTGCTGTTCGGATCGGAAAGCGGCGACGCGGGCCTGCTGACGCTGCCGAAGGGGTAG
- the queG gene encoding tRNA epoxyqueuosine(34) reductase QueG has product MTTESAIRAHALSLGFDACRFTTAEADPLLAERLRAWLESGAHGDMGWMAETADRRVSPKALWPEAKSVVMLGLNYGPSVDSLAALANREAGAISVYARHRDYHDIVKGRLKQLAAFMLKRAGGGDVKVFVDTAPVMEKPLAQQAGLGWQGKHTNLVSRDFGSWLFLGAIFTDLALTPDAPERDHCGSCRNCLDACPTGAFTGPYQLDARRCVSYLTIEHKGPIPHALREAIGNRIYGCDDCLAACPWNKFARVAREAKLAARPDLESPALAELAQLDDAGFRALFSGSPIKRIGRARFIRNVLIAIGNSGAAALAIRAERLLADPDSLVRGAAVWALAKLAPQRLVALRQLYASERDESVRDEWAKVTHFGKK; this is encoded by the coding sequence ATGACAACCGAGAGCGCGATCCGCGCCCACGCCCTCAGCCTCGGATTCGACGCCTGCCGCTTCACCACCGCAGAGGCTGATCCGCTATTGGCCGAACGCCTGCGCGCATGGCTCGAATCCGGCGCGCATGGCGACATGGGTTGGATGGCGGAGACCGCCGACCGCCGCGTCTCCCCGAAAGCGCTATGGCCCGAGGCGAAGAGCGTCGTCATGCTCGGCCTCAATTACGGCCCCTCGGTCGATTCCCTCGCCGCGCTCGCCAACCGCGAGGCCGGCGCGATCTCGGTCTATGCGCGCCACCGCGACTATCACGACATCGTCAAAGGGCGTCTGAAACAGCTCGCCGCCTTCATGCTCAAGCGCGCCGGAGGCGGCGACGTCAAAGTCTTCGTCGACACCGCCCCGGTCATGGAGAAGCCGCTCGCGCAACAGGCGGGGCTCGGCTGGCAGGGCAAGCACACCAACCTCGTCTCCCGCGATTTCGGCTCCTGGCTCTTTCTCGGCGCAATCTTCACCGATCTGGCGCTTACGCCCGACGCGCCCGAGCGCGACCATTGCGGCTCCTGCCGCAACTGCCTCGACGCCTGCCCGACGGGCGCCTTCACCGGGCCCTACCAGCTCGACGCGCGCCGCTGCGTCTCCTACCTTACGATCGAGCACAAAGGCCCGATTCCCCATGCGCTCCGGGAGGCGATCGGCAACCGGATTTACGGCTGCGACGATTGCCTCGCCGCCTGCCCCTGGAACAAATTCGCCCGGGTCGCGCGCGAGGCGAAGCTCGCCGCCCGGCCCGATTTGGAAAGCCCCGCCCTCGCCGAACTCGCGCAGCTCGACGACGCGGGCTTTCGCGCCCTCTTCTCCGGCTCGCCGATCAAGCGCATCGGCCGGGCGCGCTTCATCCGCAATGTTCTCATCGCCATCGGCAACAGCGGCGCGGCCGCGCTCGCGATTCGAGCCGAGCGGCTCCTCGCAGACCCCGATTCGCTCGTCCGCGGCGCCGCCGTCTGGGCTCTCGCCAAGCTCGCGCCACAACGTCTCGTTGCATTGCGGCAGCTCTACGCCTCCGAGCGCGACGAGAGCGTCCGCGACGAATGGGCAAAAGTGACACACTTTGGAAAAAAGTAG
- a CDS encoding glutathione S-transferase family protein produces the protein MPLLYHYPLCPHSRFVRLILAEYGVAVELIEERATDRRPEFLSLDPAGRTPVFIDDDGTIVPSAVIAEYLDETYGAQQGPQRLLPPEKHARIETRRLVDWFNVKFFEEVTSWLVTEKVYKRFSPQGGAPDMDLVRIARANVRHHMRYIGYLTGARNWIAGDRLTYADFAAAAHLSCVDYLGDAPWEEDEAAKHWYQRIKSRPAFRPLLADRAPGMTPGPYYAELDF, from the coding sequence ATGCCCCTTCTTTACCATTACCCGCTTTGCCCGCATTCACGCTTCGTCCGGCTCATCCTCGCGGAATATGGCGTCGCCGTTGAGTTGATCGAGGAACGCGCCACAGACCGCCGACCGGAATTCCTCTCGCTCGATCCCGCCGGTCGGACGCCCGTCTTTATCGACGACGACGGGACAATCGTGCCAAGCGCCGTGATCGCCGAATATCTGGACGAGACCTACGGCGCCCAGCAGGGTCCGCAACGCCTTCTGCCGCCGGAAAAGCACGCACGGATCGAGACGCGCCGGCTGGTCGACTGGTTCAATGTGAAATTCTTCGAGGAAGTCACGAGCTGGCTGGTCACTGAGAAGGTCTATAAGCGCTTTTCGCCGCAGGGCGGCGCGCCGGACATGGATCTGGTGCGCATCGCGCGCGCCAATGTCCGTCATCACATGCGCTATATCGGCTATCTGACCGGCGCGCGGAATTGGATTGCGGGCGATCGCCTCACTTACGCGGATTTCGCCGCCGCCGCGCATCTCTCCTGCGTCGACTATCTCGGCGACGCCCCCTGGGAGGAGGACGAGGCGGCCAAGCATTGGTATCAGCGCATCAAGTCGCGGCCGGCCTTCCGCCCGCTCCTCGCCGATCGCGCGCCGGGCATGACGCCGGGCCCCTATTACGCCGAGCTGGATTTTTAA
- a CDS encoding SIMPL domain-containing protein — protein sequence MIRFILAATMIFCGFARAESLKDTTPNVSVVGEAAEEVAPDRAVLHFGVITERPTAAAASSDNAQTIGAILSQLKTMGVAETDMQTQGVFLSPISTEDRDAKGKAKTVQAYRASNSLAVFVKPAEKAGDVIGAVIDKGANSVDGVDYDNSDLTAKRDALRAAAVKDAERRARVYAEAAGLRLGRVVEIRPFDEAAPRPMSEARVAMARDAFSAPLRPGLQRVTERVSVTWALAR from the coding sequence ATGATTCGTTTCATCCTCGCAGCGACTATGATCTTTTGCGGCTTTGCCCGGGCAGAATCCCTCAAGGACACGACGCCCAATGTCTCCGTCGTCGGCGAGGCGGCGGAGGAGGTGGCTCCGGACCGGGCCGTCTTGCATTTCGGGGTCATAACCGAGCGTCCGACAGCGGCGGCGGCGTCTTCCGACAACGCTCAAACGATCGGGGCCATCCTCTCGCAGCTCAAGACAATGGGCGTCGCCGAGACCGATATGCAGACGCAAGGCGTCTTTCTGTCCCCAATATCCACCGAGGATCGGGACGCCAAGGGCAAGGCGAAAACCGTTCAAGCCTATCGGGCGAGCAATAGCCTGGCGGTTTTCGTGAAGCCCGCCGAGAAAGCCGGAGACGTCATCGGCGCGGTGATCGACAAGGGCGCCAACAGCGTCGACGGCGTCGATTACGACAATTCGGATCTGACCGCGAAACGCGACGCTTTGCGCGCTGCGGCGGTGAAGGACGCCGAGCGGCGCGCGCGGGTTTACGCCGAAGCCGCGGGCCTGCGGCTCGGGCGCGTCGTGGAGATTCGCCCGTTCGACGAAGCCGCGCCGAGGCCGATGTCGGAGGCCCGCGTCGCGATGGCGCGCGACGCCTTTTCGGCGCCCCTGCGGCCGGGTTTGCAGCGCGTCACCGAGCGCGTCTCCGTCACCTGGGCGCTCGCGCGTTGA
- a CDS encoding ArsC/Spx/MgsR family protein, with protein MANVIFYEKPGCASNAKQKALLLASGHQVDVRDLLHEPWSASSLRPYFGAKPVREWFNAASPRVKSGEVNPDAVNPQEALVMLILDPGLIRRPLMRVGDHCESGFDPAAVNRWIGLKPDAEGVSDRCAMDA; from the coding sequence ATGGCGAATGTCATTTTCTATGAAAAGCCCGGCTGCGCCAGCAATGCGAAACAAAAAGCGCTGCTGCTCGCCTCGGGCCATCAGGTGGACGTCCGCGACCTTCTCCACGAGCCCTGGAGCGCGTCGAGCCTGCGTCCCTATTTCGGGGCCAAGCCTGTGCGCGAATGGTTCAACGCCGCTTCCCCGCGCGTGAAATCGGGAGAGGTGAACCCCGACGCCGTGAATCCGCAGGAGGCGCTGGTGATGTTGATCCTCGACCCCGGCCTCATCCGCCGGCCGCTCATGCGGGTCGGCGATCACTGCGAGTCGGGCTTCGATCCCGCCGCCGTGAACCGTTGGATCGGGCTCAAGCCCGATGCCGAGGGCGTCTCGGATCGCTGCGCGATGGACGCCTGA
- a CDS encoding sulfate ABC transporter substrate-binding protein, whose translation MSAQAGQALLNVSYDPTRELYKQINPAFAADWKAKTGETIELQASHAGSGAQARAVIDGLNADVVTLALAADIDAIATKTGKIPADWQKRLPNNASPYTSTIVFLVRKGNPKGIKDWSDLAKPGVAVITPNPKTSGGARWNFLGAWGYGLDKFKGDEAKTKDLVKAIYKNAPVLDTGARGSTITFAQRGLGDVLIAWENEAFLALQEFGADKFEIIAPKLSVLAEPPVAVVDGNAEAKGNKKVAEAYVNFLYTPQAQAIIAKNFYRPAHPEAAAKEDLKRLPKIEFFTVDKTFGGWAAAQKKFFADGGVFDDIQKQEPAK comes from the coding sequence ATGTCCGCCCAGGCGGGGCAGGCGCTGCTGAACGTCTCCTACGATCCGACGCGCGAGCTCTATAAGCAGATCAATCCGGCCTTCGCCGCGGATTGGAAGGCCAAGACCGGCGAGACGATCGAGCTGCAAGCCTCGCATGCCGGCTCCGGCGCGCAGGCCCGTGCGGTGATCGACGGCCTCAACGCCGACGTCGTGACCTTGGCGCTCGCCGCCGACATCGACGCCATTGCGACGAAGACGGGGAAGATTCCCGCCGATTGGCAAAAGCGCCTTCCGAACAACGCCTCGCCCTACACCTCGACGATCGTCTTCCTGGTCCGCAAGGGCAATCCGAAGGGGATCAAGGATTGGAGCGATCTCGCCAAGCCGGGCGTCGCGGTCATCACGCCCAATCCCAAGACCTCCGGCGGGGCGCGTTGGAACTTCCTTGGCGCCTGGGGCTATGGATTGGATAAATTCAAGGGCGACGAGGCCAAGACCAAGGACTTGGTCAAGGCTATCTACAAGAACGCCCCTGTGCTCGACACGGGCGCACGCGGCTCCACCATCACCTTTGCCCAGCGCGGATTGGGCGACGTGCTGATCGCTTGGGAGAACGAGGCTTTCCTGGCGCTGCAGGAATTCGGCGCCGATAAATTCGAGATTATTGCGCCGAAGCTCTCGGTGCTGGCCGAGCCGCCCGTCGCGGTGGTCGACGGCAATGCGGAGGCCAAGGGCAATAAGAAAGTCGCCGAGGCCTATGTCAATTTCCTCTACACGCCGCAGGCGCAGGCGATCATCGCGAAGAATTTCTATCGCCCGGCGCATCCGGAAGCTGCGGCGAAGGAAGATCTGAAAAGACTGCCGAAGATCGAATTCTTCACGGTCGATAAGACCTTCGGCGGCTGGGCCGCTGCGCAGAAGAAGTTCTTCGCCGACGGCGGCGTGTTCGACGACATCCAGAAACAAGAGCCTGCGAAGTGA